The nucleotide sequence AGCATATTATAAGACTGTCATATTTCTCTTCGACTTCTTTCGGTGCGAAAGTACCAAGATACAGACTTGCTGGCGGAGGGAGGAATGTACCTTCTACGGGTGATATTTTGCCGATAAGACTCAGAGCCAGCGGAGCCGTACTTGGAAAACGTATGTGTGGATGTGGCCGATGTTACAACGTGAGGGTAACGTTTAATGCTACGGGTTATTTATCGACTAATATAGAAAGCCTTAATTCTACAAGAAATGAGGAAGGATTATTCAACGCCACTGACTATGCCTCGTACTTCGATCTAAAGCTCAGAGGAAGTGATATTATTTTAGCAACAATCGTTTCGGACACTGACAGAAATCTCGATATCTTGGAAACCCTACATGTGGAAAGTGAGGGTACGTATGACATATCGTTAACACTAATCTACGATAGGATGTCTTCGGCGTATGGTCTGGATGCTATACAAATGCCCGAACTAAACTGTCCATTGTGCTTTCCTAACAGGACCTGTCATATAGCATTACCTGTAAGTCACATTATGAtaccaaatgaaaacaaactgaCGAGAAGATTCCAGTGGacaccagttccgcgaaatagCATTGATCTTCATCCAAATGTTTCTCTAGTTACAACCGAAGAGAACACGAAATACGTTTTTACTTACGGTGATAATAAATGGACCGAGAGATATTTCTTATGTGAAGAATGCAATATCTCGAGAGCTCTGGAAAGTTGTTTCAAAAATAACAAAGTCGTTATAGATGGAGATTCCCATTTGCAGAAAGCTGCTGTCGTACTCGAACCACTCTTTAGTGATAATGGGTGGCAAATAAAGGCCGACGGAAGGGGTGTATATTTTAATGAAGCAGCCACTTTTGGTGAGGAATACCTTCAACGAAAACTTGAACCACATTTCGTTCCTGGTTTAATGTTAGTCGGTCTCGAGGATGGAACGTATGACCAGTTGCAAGAGCAAGAAAGATACGACACGTGGGTCATCAATACAGGTCACTGGGATTTCAGAGATATAACATTAGCGGAATACATTCAAAGAGTCGAattactttttgaaaaatttgatCGATTTCGAAAAAAGTTCGGTACCAAATTAGTTTGGAATGGAACCCCTCCATATTCGTATAATAACCATGGATGGAAGGATCTTGAACAGAGAACGAATATCAAGATCGCTCTTGCTGATGTTACGATCAAAACGTTGTGTGTAAAGTACAACGTCACGTTTGTACCTTTCTTCGAGCTTGCATATCCATTTTATAAGTTGTCGTGTGACTCGCATCACTATGTTTGTCCAGGCGAATTTTGTCCAATTGGAGCAGCTCAGCTAGATTTACTGCTACGAACAGTCTGCATGTgatcataaaatatattaacctatctttgtccctccactgtttatctcctacctctcctcttcccctgttggtttctttctttcttctctccatcccttgtctactaatccccttacatctatctctttgtgttcaccatgctcattaacctgtctgtattctgtgcgtgtttttgtcccttctgttactgttacaagttgtcatttagcctttgaagaagatcctgctaggatcgaaacgtcaggccaacttacttttacacatcatAAAATATAGTAAGCTTTAGGGACACTCGATacacacagttactactgtaaatcttaaagttgtGTACctaaagtaaaaactggatcgtgctataaatcggtagcatgtgctattaggattacagtaagaactgaggatatgtgttaTTCCAACAAAACttagttgtttgggatttgttggaattacacatatcctcagttcttactgtaaacctaatagcacatgctaccgatttatcagcacaatccagtatttaATGTGGTACAAAAAATTAAGattaacagtagttactgtaatctctgtgtgaatcggctgttAGGGaacgcagtggcggagctaggggtattggtcaggggggggggcgagaatggtctgtaggggcgctttcgacactatctaagcggagcgccaccacaagttggcgcggagcgtacacaaattttttgagtaaagatactccctagatcgccagaaatgaccctttccggg is from Apostichopus japonicus isolate 1M-3 chromosome 16, ASM3797524v1, whole genome shotgun sequence and encodes:
- the LOC139982783 gene encoding uncharacterized protein isoform X2 — translated: MKQEIKGKQIFLTVPRYRLAGGGRNVPSTGDILPIRLRASGAVLGKRMCGCGRCYNVRVTFNATGYLSTNIESLNSTRNEEGLFNATDYASYFDLKLRGSDIILATIVSDTDRNLDILETLHVESEGTYDISLTLIYDRMSSAYGLDAIQMPELNCPLCFPNRTCHIALPVSHIMIPNENKLTRRFQWTPVPRNSIDLHPNVSLVTTEENTKYVFTYGDNKWTERYFLCEECNISRALESCFKNNKVVIDGDSHLQKAAVVLEPLFSDNGWQIKADGRGVYFNEAATFGEEYLQRKLEPHFVPGLMLVGLEDGTYDQLQEQERYDTWVINTGHWDFRDITLAEYIQRVELLFEKFDRFRKKFGTKLVWNGTPPYSYNNHGWKDLEQRTNIKIALADVTIKTLCVKYNVTFVPFFELAYPFYKLSCDSHHYVCPGEFCPIGAAQLDLLLRTVCM
- the LOC139982783 gene encoding uncharacterized protein isoform X1, producing the protein MKQEIKGKQIFLTGVLLLSITLFYIFTDDDVVYVTDVPRYRLAGGGRNVPSTGDILPIRLRASGAVLGKRMCGCGRCYNVRVTFNATGYLSTNIESLNSTRNEEGLFNATDYASYFDLKLRGSDIILATIVSDTDRNLDILETLHVESEGTYDISLTLIYDRMSSAYGLDAIQMPELNCPLCFPNRTCHIALPVSHIMIPNENKLTRRFQWTPVPRNSIDLHPNVSLVTTEENTKYVFTYGDNKWTERYFLCEECNISRALESCFKNNKVVIDGDSHLQKAAVVLEPLFSDNGWQIKADGRGVYFNEAATFGEEYLQRKLEPHFVPGLMLVGLEDGTYDQLQEQERYDTWVINTGHWDFRDITLAEYIQRVELLFEKFDRFRKKFGTKLVWNGTPPYSYNNHGWKDLEQRTNIKIALADVTIKTLCVKYNVTFVPFFELAYPFYKLSCDSHHYVCPGEFCPIGAAQLDLLLRTVCM